The following coding sequences are from one Oryzias melastigma strain HK-1 linkage group LG20, ASM292280v2, whole genome shotgun sequence window:
- the pan3 gene encoding PAN2-PAN3 deadenylation complex subunit PAN3 — MNSGLPPSAAPLGGAGLPNVKVKFCRYYAKDKTCFYGDECQFLHEDPSLANLPLHGGGGSPVPLSMAGSGGTPAVYSIGGTATVSGGTVVSKKSETVGPAGTSLEGQLLTIPGMEGATLSDANLNNSYFSSSFIGVNGFGSPAESKYSMMQRMTTSSSSPSLLNDGAKNFSHSTHDPVNSSTSSLFSDFGALSISQRRKAPNPAASEFIPKGTPRMATMVQSAVPAFPSPLFAHPGLGSSSALGPGMSLSAGSSPLHSPKITPHTSPAPRRRSHTPNPANYMVPTTASDQGAHIIQKETVGGTTYFYTDNTPAPMTGMVFPTYHIYPSNPPNVAYMQPKANAPSFFMADELRQELINRHLITMVQIDHSENPDVPSEVDSYHSLFPLEPLPPPNRMQKTSNFSYITSCYKAVNSKDDMPYCLRRIHGFRLVNTKCMMLVDMWKKIQHSNTVTLREVFTTKAFGDHSLVFSYDFHAGAETMFSRHFNDPSADSYFTKRKWGQHEPPQPRQHAGLLPESLIWAYIVQLSSALRTIHTAGLACRVMDPSKILITGKTRLRVNCVGVFDVLTFDNSQSNHLALMPQYQQADLVSLGKVVLALACNSLAGIQRENLQKAMELVSLNYSSDLKNLILYLLSEQSRLRSVNDIMPMIGARFYTQLDASQMRNDVIEEDLAKEVQNGRLFRLLAKLGTINERPEFQKDPTWSETGDRYLLKLFRDHLFHQVTETGSPWIDLSHIVSCLNKLDAGVPEKISLVSRDEKSVLVVTYSDLKRCFDSTFQELQAAAAGSL; from the exons ATGAACAGTGGACTTCCACCCTCAGCTGCTCCGCTCGGGGGTGCCGGATTACCTAATGTTAAGGTGAAGTTTTGTCGCTACTACGCGAAGGACAAAACGTGCTTTTATGGAGACGAATGTCAGTTTCTACACGAGGATCCGTCCTTGGCAAATCTGCCTCTGCACGGCGGCGGGGGTAGCCCGGTTCCCTTGTCGATGGCCGGGAGCGGGGGGACGCCAGCGGTGTACTCAATTGGCGGCACGGCGACAGTCAGCGGAGGGACTGTGGTGTCAAAGAAAAGCGAAACGGTGGGGCCTGCGGGCACGTCCCTGGAAGGGCAGCTGCTAACCA TCCCAGGGATGGAGGGTGCCACTCTGAGTGATGCCAACCTTAACAACTCCTACTTCAGCAGCAGCTTTATTGGGGTCAATGGGTTTGGAAGCCCAGCAGAATCAAAATACTCAATGATGCAG CGAATgaccaccagcagcagctctccCAGCCTCCTCAATGATGGTGCCAAGAACTTCAGCCACAGCACTCATG atccAGTGAACTCTTCAACATCCTCACTGTTCAGTGATTTTGGTGCTCTTAGTATTTCCCAAAGGAGAAAG GCTCCTAACCCAGCAGCAAGTGAATTCATCCCCAAGGGAACCCCTCGAATGGCTACAATGGTCCAGTCCGCCGTTCCGGCCTTCCCCTCGCCTCTCTTCGCACATCCTGGTCTTGGCAGCTCCTCAGCTTTGGGTCCTG GCATGTCTTTATCAGCAGGATCCTCTCCGCTTCATTCACCAAAAATTACACCTCACACCTCACCTGCTCCTCGCCGACGCAGTCACACCCCAAACCCAGCCAACTACATGGTGCCCACCACAGCCTCCGATCAGGGCGCACACATCATTCAGAAAGAGACTGTGGGGGGGACCACTTACTTCTACACAGACAACACCCCCGCACCGATGACTGGAATG GTGTTTCCTACCTACCACATATATCCCTCCAATCCGCCCAACGTGGCCTACATGCAGCCAAAAGCCAACGCCCCGTCCTTCTTCATGGCCGATGAGCTTCGACAG GAGTTGATTAACAGACATCTCATAACCATGGTGCAAATTGACCACTCAGAAAACCCAG ATGTACCGTCTGAGGTGGACAGCTACCACAGCCTGTTTCCTCTGGAACCCCTCCCTCCACCAAACCGCATGCAGAAGACcagcaatttcagctacattACCTCCTGCTATAAAGCAGTCAACAGCAAGGATGACATGCCTTATTGTCTGAGGAGAATACATG GTTTCCGCCTTGTTAACACCAAATGCATGATGCTGGTGGACATGTGGAAGAAGATTCAGCATTCAAACACTGTAACGCTGAGGGAGGTCTTCACCACTAAGGCCTTTGGAGACCATT CGCTGGTCTTCTCCTACGACTTCCACGCAGGTGCAGAAACGATGTTCAGCAGACATTTCAATGACCCTTCAGCAGATTCTTACTTCACGAAGAGGAAGTGGG GGCAACACGAGCCACCTCAACCGCGGCAGCATGCAGGCCTGCTACCCGAGTCCCTCATCTGGGCCTACATTGTCCAGCTCAGCTCTGCGCTGCGCACCATCCACACTGCTGGCTTGGCCTGTCGGGTCATGGACCCCAGCAAAATTCTTATCACTGGCAAGACAAG GTTACGGGTGAACTGCGTCGgggtttttgatgttttgacgTTTGACAACAGTCAGAGCAATCATCTCGCCCTGATGCCACAGTACCAG CAAGCAGATCTCGTGTCTCTGGGCAAGGTGGTCCTGGCTTTGGCCTGTAACTCTCTGGCTGGAATTCAAAGGGAGAATCTCCAAAAGGCGATGGAGCTGGTGTCTTTAAACTACTCCTCCGACCTCAAGAATCTCATCCT gtaCCTTCTGTCCGAGCAGTCACGCCTGCGAAGTGTCAATGACATCATGCCCATGATCGGAGCGCGCTTTTACACCCAGCTGGACGCTTCACAGATGAGGAATGATGTAATTGAGGAGGACCTGGCCAAA GAGGTGCAAAATGGCCGTCTCTTCCGCCTCCTTGCCAAATTGGGCACCATAAACGAGCGGCCAGA GTTTCAGAAGGACCCGACGTGGTCCGAGACGGGAGACCGCTACCTGTTAAAGCTTTTTCGAGATCACCTGTTTCACCAGGTGACTGAAACGGGGTCGCCCTGGATCGACCTCAGCCACATCGTCTCCTGCCTCAACAAA CTGGATGCAGGCGTTCCCGAGAAGATCAGCCTGGTCTCGCGAGACGAAAAAAGCGTCCTGGTTGTGACTTACTCGGACTTGAAGCGCTGCTTCGACAGTACCTTCCAGGAGCTGCAGGCTGCCGCCGCTGGTTCTCTGTAG